Proteins from one Pyrobaculum neutrophilum V24Sta genomic window:
- a CDS encoding serpin family protein, with amino-acid sequence MRLWALLPVTLALVVLLIFIVSLKEASTHSPPTSHTSAPAPLESGSYGDFAVSFYKRIALERLRENLVLSPYSVYKAFAMAYAGAAGETREEIGRVFGFGDDVCALAQAGRGVEEAVAAWVQLGFPLREEYERELSCLGAELRRVDFAERSALVEINRWIEEKTRGYVKDLIPTDYPRSQDIRVVLTSALFFNGSWWPLQFGRIGKREFQGVGPVEFMKLDLGSCVPSLRGRVSADLTVVELRFENTDVAMYVIMPKSLEDYVKGLTYEKLKRDITELPDEIVAVTMPLFTAEFKDSLKKVLIDIGIRSAFDKTRANFTRMSPIRIYIDEVFHGAYIKADEKGVVATAATAVVFVPVCAKVGGMEVVIDRPFLFVLADRRDGTIYFIGHVVKP; translated from the coding sequence ATGAGGCTGTGGGCTCTGCTACCGGTTACGTTGGCTTTGGTAGTGTTGCTGATCTTCATCGTGTCTCTTAAGGAGGCGTCCACGCACTCTCCTCCCACGTCTCACACATCTGCTCCTGCGCCTCTGGAGAGCGGTAGCTATGGCGACTTCGCCGTCAGTTTCTATAAGAGAATAGCCTTGGAGAGACTTCGCGAAAACCTTGTCCTCTCGCCGTATTCCGTGTATAAAGCCTTTGCCATGGCCTACGCGGGCGCGGCTGGGGAGACTAGGGAGGAGATCGGGAGGGTGTTCGGCTTCGGCGACGACGTCTGCGCCTTGGCTCAGGCTGGGCGGGGGGTCGAGGAGGCGGTGGCCGCGTGGGTGCAACTGGGATTCCCGCTGAGGGAGGAGTACGAGCGGGAGCTGTCTTGTCTAGGGGCGGAGCTGAGGCGGGTGGATTTCGCGGAGCGCTCCGCGCTGGTCGAGATAAACAGATGGATAGAGGAAAAGACCAGGGGATACGTAAAGGACTTGATCCCTACTGACTACCCGCGTAGCCAGGATATACGCGTTGTATTGACTTCAGCTCTGTTTTTCAACGGTAGTTGGTGGCCGCTCCAGTTTGGGCGTATTGGGAAGAGAGAATTCCAGGGGGTAGGCCCGGTGGAGTTTATGAAGCTTGACCTTGGGTCTTGCGTCCCCTCGCTCAGGGGGCGCGTCTCTGCCGATCTCACGGTGGTGGAGCTCCGGTTTGAAAATACAGATGTAGCTATGTACGTCATAATGCCAAAGTCGCTTGAGGACTATGTAAAAGGCTTGACCTATGAGAAGTTGAAGAGAGACATCACCGAATTGCCGGACGAGATCGTCGCCGTAACGATGCCTCTATTTACCGCAGAGTTTAAAGACTCTCTCAAAAAGGTATTAATCGACATAGGCATACGCTCAGCATTTGACAAAACCAGAGCAAACTTCACCCGGATGTCGCCTATCAGGATTTATATAGACGAAGTTTTCCACGGCGCGTACATAAAAGCTGATGAAAAAGGTGTTGTAGCAACAGCCGCCACTGCCGTCGTATTTGTGCCCGTTTGTGCTAAGGTTGGAGGCATGGAGGTGGTAATAGACAGGCCCTTCCTCTTCGTCTTGGCGGATCGGAGAGACGGCACGATCTACTTCATAGGGCATGTGGTTAAGCCCTAG
- a CDS encoding winged helix-turn-helix domain-containing protein produces the protein MAKFDLDVVARILLLLLRGPMGRTALYMRTKLNYPRYLEYLEYLRERGLIAERDGVVTLTEKGVEVAKALDKALGELL, from the coding sequence ATGGCTAAGTTCGACCTTGACGTAGTCGCCAGAATCCTCCTCCTGCTGCTAAGGGGCCCCATGGGGAGGACCGCACTCTACATGAGGACCAAGCTCAACTACCCGAGATACCTGGAGTATCTGGAGTACCTAAGGGAGAGGGGCCTAATCGCCGAGCGAGACGGCGTAGTGACGCTGACCGAAAAAGGAGTAGAGGTGGCCAAAGCCCTAGACAAGGCGCTAGGCGAGCTACTGTAG
- a CDS encoding cyclin family protein, whose translation MFTYWQRRDDPLSRCIEEVVSSAGGGEDRCLLAAAEYLCRKRAGEATSMDKIAAKYGVSLLCVYRKYSGLFQVGIRYPRNRVEQLLEQVRQRYGPAVAEEVESLYAVLKSRGALDGLKPEGVVAALLYYAAKKHGLRYDSHRAAEEFGVHPETVEKNIVLFQWYLQR comes from the coding sequence GTGTTCACCTACTGGCAAAGGAGGGACGACCCACTTAGCCGGTGCATCGAGGAGGTGGTCTCCAGCGCCGGCGGGGGGGAGGACAGATGCCTACTGGCGGCCGCCGAGTACCTCTGCCGGAAGAGAGCAGGCGAGGCCACCTCCATGGACAAAATCGCGGCGAAATACGGCGTCTCCCTCCTCTGCGTCTACAGGAAATACAGCGGCCTCTTCCAGGTCGGCATCCGCTACCCCAGAAACCGCGTCGAGCAACTCCTAGAGCAGGTGAGGCAGAGGTACGGCCCCGCCGTCGCGGAGGAGGTGGAGTCCCTCTACGCCGTCCTCAAATCAAGGGGCGCCCTAGACGGCCTTAAGCCCGAGGGCGTCGTGGCGGCGTTGCTCTACTACGCCGCGAAAAAACACGGACTTCGCTACGACTCCCACAGGGCTGCTGAGGAGTTCGGCGTACATCCGGAGACCGTCGAGAAAAACATCGTGCTCTTCCAGTGGTACCTACAGCGCTAG
- a CDS encoding formate--phosphoribosylaminoimidazolecarboxamide ligase produces MSAALKRYDVEKLAVATVASHTALQILRGAKRFGFRTIAVAGRADAAEFYRQFGFIDEVWTADFRNFVKTAEKLVEANAVLVPHGSYVEYVGWRQALEAPVPTLGCRELIRWEADQYKKMELLQRAGVPTPRVYKTPEEVDRPVIVKLFGAKGGRGYFLARDREELRRRLAGLGEYIIQEYVFGVPAYYHFFSSPVYGRVEVFGADIRYESNVDGRTFGWVEPTFVVVGNLPLVLRESLLPTIWKYGVQFAKAVEEAVGCRLAGPYCLESIIRDDMSISVFEFSGRIVAGTNIYMGYGSPYSVLYFDRPMDMGERIAHEIREAARRGRLEDLFT; encoded by the coding sequence GTGTCGGCCGCGTTGAAGAGATACGACGTGGAGAAGCTGGCGGTCGCCACGGTGGCGTCGCACACCGCGTTGCAGATCTTGAGGGGGGCGAAGAGGTTCGGCTTCAGGACCATCGCCGTGGCCGGCAGGGCAGACGCCGCCGAGTTCTACAGGCAGTTCGGCTTCATAGACGAGGTGTGGACAGCCGACTTTAGAAACTTCGTGAAGACGGCGGAGAAGCTCGTGGAGGCCAACGCGGTGCTCGTGCCCCACGGCTCCTACGTGGAATACGTAGGCTGGAGGCAGGCGCTTGAGGCGCCGGTCCCCACCCTCGGCTGCAGAGAGCTGATAAGGTGGGAGGCGGATCAGTACAAGAAGATGGAGCTCCTCCAGAGAGCCGGCGTCCCCACGCCGAGGGTCTACAAAACGCCGGAGGAGGTGGATAGGCCCGTCATAGTTAAGCTCTTCGGCGCCAAGGGGGGCAGGGGGTACTTCCTCGCCAGAGATAGAGAGGAGCTGAGGAGGAGGCTGGCCGGCCTAGGCGAGTACATCATCCAGGAGTACGTATTCGGCGTGCCGGCCTACTACCACTTCTTCTCCTCCCCCGTATACGGCAGGGTGGAGGTCTTCGGCGCAGACATCAGGTACGAATCTAACGTAGACGGGAGGACCTTCGGCTGGGTGGAGCCCACCTTCGTCGTCGTTGGCAACCTCCCCCTGGTCCTCAGGGAGTCTCTGCTCCCAACTATATGGAAATACGGCGTCCAGTTCGCCAAAGCCGTCGAGGAGGCGGTCGGCTGCAGGCTGGCGGGGCCCTACTGCCTGGAGTCCATAATAAGGGACGACATGTCCATCTCGGTCTTCGAGTTCTCAGGGCGTATCGTGGCTGGGACCAACATATACATGGGCTACGGCTCGCCCTACTCGGTCCTCTACTTCGACAGGCCTATGGACATGGGGGAGAGGATAGCCCACGAGATAAGGGAGGCCGCCCGGAGGGGCCGCCTAGAGGACCTCTTCACGTAG
- a CDS encoding formate--phosphoribosylaminoimidazolecarboxamide ligase family protein, with protein sequence MVSVAVLASHSALDVLDGAKDEGLRTVAVAKRGRERAYREFPVVDKLIVLEDYRDVLKAVDVLKAEEAVFVPNRSFAVYVGYDAIEREFPVPIFGNRFLLRWEERTGPQNYYRLLDEAGVRRPRTFRPDEVDRPVIVKMPEAERRVERGFFVARDRDDLYRKARRLADAGVIKLEDLERSSIEELVLGAHFNANYFYSVMRRRLELHSFDRRIQSNLDGVFRLPARDQLEVDPEVRYIEVGHEPATIRESLLEKVFDVGYRFVEAARRLVPPGVIGPFTLQFIVTPQLDLVVYDVAPRIGGGTNVYIGVGGQYSKLYFGKPISIGRRIAMEIREAAEQGRLSEVTT encoded by the coding sequence ATGGTTTCGGTTGCTGTGCTCGCCTCCCACAGCGCGTTGGACGTGCTAGACGGCGCTAAAGACGAGGGGCTGAGGACGGTGGCTGTGGCGAAGAGGGGCAGGGAGAGGGCGTATAGGGAGTTCCCCGTGGTGGATAAGCTGATCGTGTTGGAGGACTACCGAGACGTCTTAAAGGCCGTGGACGTCCTCAAGGCCGAGGAGGCGGTTTTTGTCCCCAACAGGTCCTTCGCAGTCTACGTGGGCTACGACGCCATAGAGAGGGAGTTCCCGGTGCCGATCTTCGGCAACCGGTTCCTACTGAGGTGGGAGGAGAGGACGGGGCCTCAGAACTACTACCGGCTGCTGGACGAGGCTGGGGTGAGGCGGCCTAGGACCTTTAGGCCGGACGAGGTGGACCGCCCCGTCATTGTCAAGATGCCGGAGGCGGAGAGGCGTGTCGAGAGGGGGTTCTTCGTAGCCCGCGACCGCGACGACCTATACAGGAAGGCCAGGCGTCTGGCAGACGCCGGGGTGATAAAGCTGGAGGACCTAGAGCGCTCCTCCATCGAGGAGCTGGTCCTCGGCGCCCACTTCAACGCCAACTACTTCTACTCGGTAATGAGGAGGCGGCTTGAGCTACACAGCTTCGACAGGAGGATACAGAGCAACCTAGACGGGGTGTTCCGCCTGCCGGCCAGAGACCAGCTGGAGGTCGACCCGGAGGTGAGGTACATAGAGGTGGGCCACGAGCCTGCGACGATACGGGAGTCCCTCCTCGAGAAGGTGTTCGACGTCGGCTACAGATTCGTGGAGGCGGCCCGCCGCCTCGTACCTCCGGGGGTGATTGGGCCCTTCACCCTCCAGTTCATAGTGACGCCTCAGCTGGACCTCGTGGTTTACGACGTCGCGCCGAGGATAGGCGGCGGCACCAACGTATACATAGGGGTCGGGGGGCAGTACTCCAAGCTCTACTTCGGCAAGCCGATATCGATTGGGCGGAGGATAGCTATGGAGATCCGCGAAGCCGCCGAGCAGGGGAGGCTCTCTGAAGTCACTACGTGA